GGCAGGCCGAACTGGAACTGCATTTTTCCTGCACCAGGCACAAAACGGTGCTCGCCTCGGCGCGTCATCATGGTCCATTGACAGTTCAGCGCCCGTTTTACCCGGAAGAGGACGTCTGCCACCTCTATTTGCTGCATCCACCTGCGGGGATCGTTGGCGGGGATGAGCTTCATATTGCCGTCACGCTCGACGAAAACAGCCATGCGTTAATCACCCAGCCCGGCGCGGGCAAGTTTTATCGCAGCCGAGGGCCACAAGCGCTGCTGCGCCAGCATTTTACCCTCGCCTCGCACGCCACGCTGGAGTGGCTGCCGCAGGATACGATCCTCTTTCCCGGCGCCAACGCCGCTATTCAGACCGTCTTTCATCTGACATCCGCAAGTCGCCTGCTGGCCTGGGATCTGCTGTGTCTTGGCCGACCGGTTATGCAGGAAACTTTCAGCCACGGCATGCTGCAAAATCGCCTGGAAGTGTGGCGAGATGGGCAGCCGCTGCTGATAGAACGCTTGATATTGCAGGAGGGGAATCTGAGCGGCGTCGCGCATCATCCCTGGGTCGGCACGTTGCTGTGTTATCCGGCCAACGAACACATGCTGGAGGGCACGCGGGAGCGGCTTATGGCGCTTGGCGATTACGCCGGGGCAACGCTTAACGACTCGCTGCTGACAATCCGTTTTCTTGCTAACGACAACCTGGTTGTTCAGCGCGTTATGCGTGACATCTGGCAATTTTTGCGCCCGCTGCTGACACATAAAACGCCTGTACTACCGAGAATCTGGCACACCTAAGAGAACCCTTATGGAACTGACCCCCAGAGAAAAAGATAAGTTGTTGCTGTTTACCGCCGCGCTGGTGGCGGAACGTCGCCTGGCCCGCGGACTGAAGCTGAATTACCCGGAATCGGTGGCGCTGATTAGCGCTTTCATCATGGAAGGGGCGCGCGACGGGCAAACTGTAGCCGCGCTGATGGAGGACGGGCGTCACGTCCTGCGCCGCGATCAGGTGATGGAAGGCGTACCGGAAATGATCCCGGATATTCAGGTTGAAGCCACCTTTCCGGACGGATCGAAACTGGTCACTGTCCACAACCCGATCGTCTAAGGAGCGGCAATGATCCCAGGTGAATATCAGATCGCAAAAGGCAGTATCGCACTTAATCAGGGGCGAGAGATCTGCACGATCGTGGTGGAAAATCATGGCGACAGGCCCATCCAGGTGGGATCGCACTATCACTTTTTCGAAGTGAACCCGGCGCTGCACTTTGACAGGCTGGCCGCACGCGGCTTTCGTCTGAACATTGCTGCGGGCACAGCGGTGCGTTTTGAGCCAGGACAAAAACGCGAAGTCGAACTGGTGCGCGTTGCTGGCACACAAAGGATCGTGGGTTTTCGCAGCGAAGTGATGGGCGCGCTGGAGGCAGATAATGAGTGACATTTCCCGGCAGGCGTACGCCGACATGTTTGGCCCAACCACTGGCGATAAAGTGCGCCTGGCGGATACCGACCTGTGGATCGAAGTGGAAAAAGACTTCACCACCTACGGCGAAGAGGTCAAATTCGGCGGCGGAAAAGTGATCCGCGACGGCATGGGCCAGGGGCAAATGCGCGCCGATGCATGTGTGGATCTGGTGATAACCAACGCGCTGATCGTCGATCACTGGGGGATCGTGAAAGCGGATATTGGTATCAAAGCCGGCAGGATCTTCGCCATCGGAAAGGCAGGTAATCCCGATATTCAGCCCAACGTTACGATCCCGATAGGCGTGGGAACTGAAGTCATCGCCGGGGAAGGCAAGATCGTCACCGCAGGCGGCGTGGATACACATATTCACTGGATCTGCCCACAGCAGGCGCAAGAGGCGCTGGTTTCCGGCGTGACGACGATGATCGGCGGCGGCACCGGTCCGGCCGCGGGCACTCACGCCACCACCTGTACGCCGGGTCCGTGGTACATCGCACGCATGCTGCAGGCGGCGGACGCGTTGCCGGTTAACATCGGTTTACTGGGCAAAGGTAACGGCTCAAATCCTGACGCCTTGCGCGAGCAAATCACTGCAGGCGCAATTGGCCTGAAAATCCATGAAGACTGGGGCGCCACACCCGCCGCTATCGACTGCGCGCTGACCGTGGCCGACGAAATGGACATCCAGGTCGCGCTGCACAGTGACACGCTCAATGAGTCCGGTTTCGTGGAAGATACGCTGGCGGCGATTGGCGATCGCACCATTCATACTTTTCACACCGAAGGCGCGGGCGGCGGTCATGCGCCGGATATCATCACCGCCTGCGCACATCCGAATATCCTGCCCTCCTCTACGAACCCGACGCTGCCCTATACCATCAACACCATCGACGAGCATCTCGATATGCTGATGGTTTGCCACCATCTCGATCCAGATATCGCCGAAGACGTAGCCTTTGCCGAATCACGCATTCGCCGGGAAACGATCGCTGCCGAAGATGTGCTGCATGACATTGGCGCCTTTTCCCTGACCTCGTCCGATTCGCAGGCAATGGGGCGCGTGGGCGAAGTGATCCTGCGTACCTGGCAGGTGGCGCACCGCATGAAGGTTCAGCGTGGCCCGTTGGCAGAAGAAACCGGTGACAACGACAACCTGCGCGTTAAACGTTACGTCGCCAAATACACCATCAATCCGGCGCTAACCCACGGTATCGCCCATGAAGTCGGCTCCGTTGAACCTGGCAAACTGGCCGATCTGGTGTTGTGGTCACCGGCATTCTTTGGCGTAAAACCGGCGACGATCGTTAAAGGCGGGATGATCGTCTGTGCGCCGATGGGCGACATCAATGCCTCGATTCCCACCCCACAGCCGGTGCATTACCGCATGATGTTCGGCGCACTTGGCGCAGCGCGGCATCACACCCGGCTGACCTTTATTTCGCAGGCCGCTGATGCGCAAAACATCGCGCAGCAGCTCAACCTGCAAAGCGCCATCGCCGTCGTTAAAGGCTGCAGAACAGTGAAAAAGGCCAACATGATCCACAACGACCTGCAACCCAATATCACCGTCGATGCTCAGACCTACGAGGTGCGTATTGATGGCGAACTGATTACCAGCGAACCGGCAAACGTTTTGCCGATGGCACAACGCTATTTTCTGTTTTAGGAGTGACGATGATCTACCTGACCCAACGCCTTGACCACGCTCACCGCGTCACCGCAAGCGTCACGCTACCCATTGATATGCGGGTAAAAAGTCGTGCCAGAGTGGCGCTGAACGACGGTCGCGAAGCCGGGCTGATGCTACCGCGCGGTTTGCTGTTACGCGGTGGCGACCTGCTGACCACCGACGATGGAAGCGAGGTGATCGAAGTGATCGCCGCGCCGGAGTCGGTTTCCGTGGTGCGCTGCGCCGATCCTTTCCTGCTCGCCAAAGCCTGTTATCACCTCGGCAATCGCCACGTTCCGCTACAAATTCTGCCGGATGAGCTGCGCTACCACCACGATCATGTGCTGGACGCCATGCTGCGCCAGTTCAACCTCGAGGTGACGTTCGCCCAGTTGCCGTTTGAACCGGAAGCAGGCGCTTATGCCAGTGAATCACACGGGCATCATCACGGCCATGCGCACTGATGCATAACACCCAACAACTGCGTCTGATGCAGCTCGCCAGCAGCGCACTCCCGGTGGGGTCGTTTACCTGGTCCCAGGGTCTGGAGTGGGCGGTGGAGATTGGCTGGGTGAAAAGCGTCGATGACTTCTCTGCCTGGCAAATTCAGCAGATGGAGCAGAACTTTTTTACCGTCGACCTACCGCTGCTGGCGAGACTGTATCGCGCCTGCGAGCAGGACGATCTCGACGCCGCACGCCGCTGGAGCGCTTACCTGTTGGCCTGCCGGGAAACCCGCGAACTGCGGGATGAAGAACGCAGTCGGGGCGCGGCGTTTACGCGGCTGGTCACCGACTGGGAGGCGGATTGCTCGCGAGAGTGGCGCACTCTCTTCGCCGACAGCCAACTCTGCGGCATGGCCTGGCTGGCCGTGCAGTGGAGAATTCCCCTGACCGAACTGGCGTTAAGCCTCGGCTACAGCTGGATTGAGAGCGCTGTGATGGCTGGCGTCAAGCTGGTTCCTTTTGGACAACAGGCGGCCCAGCGTTTGATTATTGCGCTCTGCGATCGCTATGCGCAGGGTCTGGCACAGGCGCTGGCGACGCCTGACGCCAGTCTCGGCTCCGCAACGCCGTTGGCCGCTATCGCGTCTGCCCGGCATGAAACCCAATATTCCCGATTATTCCGCTCCTGAGGAGAAAAAATGAGTAACTACAAGCATCCCCTGCGTGTGGGCGTTGGCGGCCCGGTCGGCTCCGGCAAAACGGCGCTGCTGGAAGCGTTATGCAAAGCCATGCGCAGTAGCTATCAACTGGCGGTAGTCACCAACGATATCTACACCAAAGAAGATCAGCGCATTCTCACCGAGGCGGGCGCACTGGAGCCAGACCGGATCGTCGGTGTGGAAACCGGCGGCTGCCCGCATACCGCCATCCGCGAAGATGCGTCGATGAATCTGGCTGCCGTAGAGGCGCTGAGCGAGAAATTCGGCAATCTGGATCTGATTTTTGTGGAAAGCGGTGGCGATAACCTGAGCGCCACCTTCAGTCCGGAATTAGCGGATCTGACGATCTATGTGATCGACGTTGCCGAAGGCGAGAAGATCCCGCGTAAAGGCGGTCCTGGGATCACTAAATCCGATTTTCTGGTTATCAATAAAACCGATCTGGCCCCTTACGTCGGCGCCTCGCTGGAGGTGATGGAACGCGATACCCTGCGTATGCGCGGCGAGCGTCCGTGGACGTTCAGTAATTTAAAATCCGGAGAGGGTCTGGAAAAAATTATCGCGTTTCTGGAAGAGAAAGGAATGCTGCGGATGTAGCGTCTTGCCCGGTAACATTGCGCCACCGGGCAAAAAATCACGCCGCCGGTAATTCCGCCAGCGGCCAGCGTGGGCGCACGGTTACGCCAAGATCCGCCGTTGCGCCCGCTTTAAAACGCACCATGCCCGCGTAGGCGATCATCGCCCCGTTGTCGGTACAAAATTCCGGACGCGCGTAAAATACTTCGCCACGACGTTTTTGCATCATCTCGGCCAGTTTTGCGCGCAGCGTACGGTTCGCGCTCACCCCCCCCGCCATCACCAGACGTTTAAAACCGGTTTGATCCAACGCGCGTTTGCACTTGATCATCAGCGTATCAACTACCGCATCTTCAAAGGCACGGGCGATATCTGCGCGCGTCTGATCGTCATTTTCGTTATTACGAATGGTATTCGCGGCAAAGGTTTTCAGCCCGGAGAAGCTGAAATCCAGCCCCGGACGATCGGTCATCGGGCGCGGGAAGACAAAGCGTTTTTCAACGCCTTGCGAGGCCAGCTTTGACAGCATTGGACCGCCAGGATAATCCAGTCCCAGCAGCTTGGCGGTTTTGTCGAACGCTTCGCCAGCAGCATCATCAATCGATTCGCCGAGTAATTCATACTGACCGATACCGGTGACGCTAATCAGCTGCGTGTGACCGCCAGAAACCAGCAGCGCGACGAACGGAAAAGCAGGCGGATTATCTTCCAGCATCGGCGCCAGCAGATGACCCTCCATGTGGTGCACAGGAATTGCTGGTACGCCCCAGGCGAACGCCAGCGAACGTCCTACGGTTGCGCCAACCAGCAGCGCGCCAACCAAACCAGGACCTGCGGTATACGCCACCGCATCAATCTCTTTTGCCGTCAGTCCCGCCTCTTTCAGCGCGGCCTGGATCAGCGGTACGGTTTTACGTACGTGATCGCGCGAGGCCAGTTCTGGCACTACGCCGCCGTAGTCAGCGTGTAATTTCACCTGACTATACAATTGGTTGGCTAAAAGACCTTTTTCATCGTCGTAAATGGCGATGCCGGTTTCATCGCAGGATGTTTCAATACCCAGTACACGCATGACTTGTTTTACCTCGCTCTATTACCGCGCAGTGTAGGACCAATGCGGGTTGATGTAAAACTTTGTTCGCCCCAGGAGTTCCGCTCGTGTATACTCCTTGTCCTTATAAAAGTCCCTTTCAAAATCGCGTCGGTGCTTTACAAAGCAGCAGCAATTGCAGTAAAATTCCGCACCATTTTGAAATAAGCTGGCGTTGATGCCAGCGGCAAACCGAATTTATTAAAGGTGAGAGTTACATGCCGGTAATTAAAGTACGTGAAAACGAGCCGTTCGACGTAGCACTGCGTCGCTTCAAGCGTTCATGCGAAAAAGCAGGTGTTCTGGCGGAAGTTCGTCGTCGTGAGTTCTATGAAAAACCGACTACCGAACGTAAGCGCGCTAAAGCTTCTGCTGTGAAACGTCACGCGAAGAAACTGGCTCGCGAAAACGCACGCCGTACTCGTCTGTACTAATCTATTGAGAGCCAAAGCTCTCAATTCAGACTGAGTTGTAGTTGTAAGGCCGTGCTTCCGGAAGGAATGCGCGGCTTATTTTCGTTTATACACGTCATCATTCAAGCTGCCTCAGTGTTGGCTGCAGTCGCTCACCCCAGACACGTACTGCTGTACGCTCCTG
This window of the Citrobacter freundii ATCC 8090 = MTCC 1658 = NBRC 12681 genome carries:
- a CDS encoding urease accessory protein UreD, with product MDTVAHETLTRGWQAELELHFSCTRHKTVLASARHHGPLTVQRPFYPEEDVCHLYLLHPPAGIVGGDELHIAVTLDENSHALITQPGAGKFYRSRGPQALLRQHFTLASHATLEWLPQDTILFPGANAAIQTVFHLTSASRLLAWDLLCLGRPVMQETFSHGMLQNRLEVWRDGQPLLIERLILQEGNLSGVAHHPWVGTLLCYPANEHMLEGTRERLMALGDYAGATLNDSLLTIRFLANDNLVVQRVMRDIWQFLRPLLTHKTPVLPRIWHT
- a CDS encoding urease subunit gamma, encoding MELTPREKDKLLLFTAALVAERRLARGLKLNYPESVALISAFIMEGARDGQTVAALMEDGRHVLRRDQVMEGVPEMIPDIQVEATFPDGSKLVTVHNPIV
- a CDS encoding urease subunit beta; amino-acid sequence: MIPGEYQIAKGSIALNQGREICTIVVENHGDRPIQVGSHYHFFEVNPALHFDRLAARGFRLNIAAGTAVRFEPGQKREVELVRVAGTQRIVGFRSEVMGALEADNE
- the ureC gene encoding urease subunit alpha encodes the protein MSDISRQAYADMFGPTTGDKVRLADTDLWIEVEKDFTTYGEEVKFGGGKVIRDGMGQGQMRADACVDLVITNALIVDHWGIVKADIGIKAGRIFAIGKAGNPDIQPNVTIPIGVGTEVIAGEGKIVTAGGVDTHIHWICPQQAQEALVSGVTTMIGGGTGPAAGTHATTCTPGPWYIARMLQAADALPVNIGLLGKGNGSNPDALREQITAGAIGLKIHEDWGATPAAIDCALTVADEMDIQVALHSDTLNESGFVEDTLAAIGDRTIHTFHTEGAGGGHAPDIITACAHPNILPSSTNPTLPYTINTIDEHLDMLMVCHHLDPDIAEDVAFAESRIRRETIAAEDVLHDIGAFSLTSSDSQAMGRVGEVILRTWQVAHRMKVQRGPLAEETGDNDNLRVKRYVAKYTINPALTHGIAHEVGSVEPGKLADLVLWSPAFFGVKPATIVKGGMIVCAPMGDINASIPTPQPVHYRMMFGALGAARHHTRLTFISQAADAQNIAQQLNLQSAIAVVKGCRTVKKANMIHNDLQPNITVDAQTYEVRIDGELITSEPANVLPMAQRYFLF
- the ureE gene encoding urease accessory protein UreE; this encodes MIYLTQRLDHAHRVTASVTLPIDMRVKSRARVALNDGREAGLMLPRGLLLRGGDLLTTDDGSEVIEVIAAPESVSVVRCADPFLLAKACYHLGNRHVPLQILPDELRYHHDHVLDAMLRQFNLEVTFAQLPFEPEAGAYASESHGHHHGHAH
- a CDS encoding urease accessory protein UreF translates to MHNTQQLRLMQLASSALPVGSFTWSQGLEWAVEIGWVKSVDDFSAWQIQQMEQNFFTVDLPLLARLYRACEQDDLDAARRWSAYLLACRETRELRDEERSRGAAFTRLVTDWEADCSREWRTLFADSQLCGMAWLAVQWRIPLTELALSLGYSWIESAVMAGVKLVPFGQQAAQRLIIALCDRYAQGLAQALATPDASLGSATPLAAIASARHETQYSRLFRS
- the ureG gene encoding urease accessory protein UreG, whose protein sequence is MSNYKHPLRVGVGGPVGSGKTALLEALCKAMRSSYQLAVVTNDIYTKEDQRILTEAGALEPDRIVGVETGGCPHTAIREDASMNLAAVEALSEKFGNLDLIFVESGGDNLSATFSPELADLTIYVIDVAEGEKIPRKGGPGITKSDFLVINKTDLAPYVGASLEVMERDTLRMRGERPWTFSNLKSGEGLEKIIAFLEEKGMLRM
- the tsaD gene encoding tRNA (adenosine(37)-N6)-threonylcarbamoyltransferase complex transferase subunit TsaD, which encodes MRVLGIETSCDETGIAIYDDEKGLLANQLYSQVKLHADYGGVVPELASRDHVRKTVPLIQAALKEAGLTAKEIDAVAYTAGPGLVGALLVGATVGRSLAFAWGVPAIPVHHMEGHLLAPMLEDNPPAFPFVALLVSGGHTQLISVTGIGQYELLGESIDDAAGEAFDKTAKLLGLDYPGGPMLSKLASQGVEKRFVFPRPMTDRPGLDFSFSGLKTFAANTIRNNENDDQTRADIARAFEDAVVDTLMIKCKRALDQTGFKRLVMAGGVSANRTLRAKLAEMMQKRRGEVFYARPEFCTDNGAMIAYAGMVRFKAGATADLGVTVRPRWPLAELPAA
- the rpsU gene encoding 30S ribosomal protein S21, whose translation is MPVIKVRENEPFDVALRRFKRSCEKAGVLAEVRRREFYEKPTTERKRAKASAVKRHAKKLARENARRTRLY